The nucleotide sequence GAGGCCCCGGTGGGCGCGGCGACGTGGCCGGTGGGCGCCCAGGTGTGGAGCGGGAACATACCGGCGAGGGTGGCGAAGCCGAGGAAGACGAGGGCGAAGATGCCCGTCTGCGAGGCCAGGTCGAGGTGGCCCGTGGCGGCGATGAGCTCCGGGAAGCCGAAGCCGGTGGCGCGGCCGGCGGCGTAGGCCCAGAGCATACCGGCGAGGACGAGCGCGCTGCCGGCGAAGGAGTAGAGCACGAGCTTCATCGCGCCGTATTCGCGGTTGGTGGAGCCCCAGTTCGCGATGAGGAAATACTTCGGGACGATGGCGATCTCGTAGAAGACGAAGAGGACAAAGGCGTCGGCGCTCAGGAACACGCCGTAGACGCCGCCGATGAGGGCGAGGTAGAGGGCGAAGAACTCACCCGTGCGGTGGTTGATGTTCCAGGAGAAGAGCACGCCGGCGGTGGTGGCGAGGCCGGTGAGGACGAGGAGGGTCAGGCTGATGCCGTCGGCCGCGAGGTGGTAGTTGATGCCGAACTCGGGGATCCAGGGGACGTTCACCAGGGTCTGCAGCGCGGTGACCGGCACGAAGCGGGCGGCGGCGACCAGGGTGATGCCCCAGGCGGTGAGGGCAGTGAGCAGGGCCACGATCCGGGCCGCCCCCGCCGAGCGCGTCCCGGCCACGAGCGCGAGGGCCGCGCCGGCGAAGGAGACGTAGATGGTGCAGGGCAGGGCGTTCATGGCAGGGTGGCCGCCCAGGAGGTGACGAGCGGGTTGATCAGGCCGGTAAGGAGCTGCGGGAAGAGACCGAGGGCGAACATGAGGACGAGGAGCGGCAGGAGGGTGACGATCTCGCCGGCGTCGAGGTCGCGGAAGCCGATGCCGGCCCCGGCGGCGGGGCCGTGGAAGACGCGCTGCCAGAAAGTCAGCAGGAAAAGGGCGGTGGCGAGGAGGCCGAGGGTGGCGATCGCCGCGGCCCACGGGGCGAGGCCGAAGACGCCGCGGAAGATGAGGAACTCGCCGACGAACCCATTGAGGCCGGGCAGGCCCAGGGAGGAGAACAACGCGACGCCACAGAAGCCCGCGAACACCGGTGCGGCGGAGCGGACACCGCCGAAGTCATGCAGGCCCCGCGAACCGCTGGAGCGCGACTCGAGCACGCCGACGCAGAAGAAGAGCGCGGCGGCGGAGAGGCCGTGGTTGAAAACCTGCAGGATGGTGCCGCTGAGCGCGGCGGTCGCGGCCGCGGGATTGGCCGGGCCGGCGGCGGCGACGGCGAAGAGGGCGAGCAGGCAGTAGCTGAGGTGGTTGATGGAGGAGTAGGCGACCAGGCGCTTCAGGTCGGTCTGCTTCATCGCGGCGAAGGCCGAGAGCACCACGCCGGCGAGGGCGAGCCAGAGGAGCGGGGTGGCCGCGGCGTGCAGGGGCGCGGGGAAGAGCGGCCAGAGGATGCGCAGGAAACCGTAGACGCCCATCTTCGACATGACGCCCGTGAGGAACATGGAGGTGCCGGTCGGCGCCTCGGCGTACGTCGGGGGCAGCCATGCATGGAACGGGAAGAGCGGGACCTTGACGGCGAGGCCGAGGAGGACGCCGAGGAACACGGCCTGCGGCCAGATGCCGCCGACCAGGGCCAGTTTCTCCGCTATCAGCCCGGCGCGGGCGAGGGCGGCCAGTTCGATGAAGTCGAAGGTGCCGGTGGCCGCGTAGAGGGCGGCGAAGCCCAGCAGCATGAAGGCGCTGCCGCCGATGGTGTAGACCACGAACTGGTAGGCCGCGCGCGAGGCGCCGGGGCCGCCCCAGAGCTTGATGAGGAAGAAGGCCGGCACGAGGCTCAGTTCCCAGAAGACGAACCACGGAAAGAAATCGAGGGCGAGGAAGACGCCGAGCGCGCTGCCCTGGAGCAGGAGGAAGAGGGCGCCGTGGATGGCGGGGCAGCGCAGGGAGCGCGTGGTGCCGAAGAGGGCGAGCGGCGAGAGGATGCCGGTGAGCAGGACCAGCACGAGGCTGAGGCCGTCGAGCCCGACGTGGTAGTGGACGTTGAGCGCGCGGATCCAGTCGCATTTCTCGACGAACTGCAGGCCGGTGACCGTAGGGTCAAAACGGGCGAGCGCGATCCCGCCGAGGATGAGCGTCGAAAGGCTGAATAGGGCCGGGAGGAGCCGGGCGAGCTGCGGCGACAGGGCGCGGCGAAACACGAAGACGAGGAAGGCCCCGATCCACGGGGTGAAGATGATCCAGGACAGGAGGGCAGGCTGGTTCACCGGGCACCTCCCAGGATCACGAGGATGAGGAGGAACACGAAGCCGAGGGCGAGGGTGCGGAGGTAGCCGTGGGCTTCGCCGGTCTGGGCCTTCGAGTAGGCGACGCCGGTGCCGCGGAGCTTGGCGCTGGTGGCGTCGAAGCCGGCATTCAGGCCGGCCTCGTCATTTTCGCGGCTGACCACGCCCGTGTAGACCCCGAGCTGGGCGAGGAAGCGGACGGCGCCGTCCCACGCGTAGGTTTCCAGGAAAGTGCAGAAGCTGGCGAAACCGGAACTGAGGCGGCCGAACGTGGCGGCGTAGAGTTCGTCGAAGCCGAGGCGGTTGGCCAGGGCGGCGATCACGCCGGGGGCGCGGGTGGCGAGCGGATCGGGTGATTCGGCGCGAGCACGCGGGCGGCGGCCGTAGAGGGCCCAGCCGGCGCCGATGCCGATCGCGACCAGCAGCACCGAGAGGCCCATGAGGCCGGCGCCTTCCAGCAGGGAGTGGCCGTGGACCTCAGTTTGGCCGAGGAGGGTGGCGTCGAGCCACGGCCAGGCGGGGGTGTTGATGAAGGCGAGGAGGATGGTGCAGACCGCGAGCACGACGAGCGGCAGGGTCATGGCCGGTTTGTTCTCGTGGGCGTGCTCCGAGGCGTGGGACCGGGGTTTCCCGAAGAAGGTCTCGGCCATCAGGCGGGTGTTGTAGAAGGCGGTGAGGACCACGCCGACGACGGCGGCGTAGAAGGGGATATGGGAGACCTGCCAGCCGTGGGCGGCGTGGAGGATGGCTTCCTTGGACCAGAAACCGGAGAAGAACAGCGGCGCGCCGACGAGAGCCAGGGTGCCGATCGTGAACGTGAGGAAGGTGATCTTCATCTTGTCGGACAGGCCGCCGAGCGAGCGGATGTCCTGCTCGTGGTGGGCGGCGTGGATGACAGAGCCGGCGCCGAGGAAGAGGAGGGCCTTGAAGAAGGCGTGGGTCAGCAGGTGGAAGATGGCCGCAACCCAGGAACCGACGCCGAGGGCGAGCATCATGTAGCCGAGTTGGGAGACGGTGGAGAAGGCGAGGATGCGTTTGATGTCGTTCTGCGCGACGGCGATCAGCGCGCCGAGCAGGGCGGTGATGGCGCCGATGAAGGCGACGACGGTGAGGGCGTGGATCGGCACCTCGGTGAGGCCCTGGTCGGCGGCCATGAGGGGGAAGACGCGGGCGATGAGGAAGACACCCGCCGCGACCATGGTGGCGGCGTGGATGAGGGCGGAGACGGGGGTCGGGCCCTCCATGGCGTCGGGCAGCCAGACGTGGAGCGGGAACTGGCCGGATTTGCCGACGGCACCGCAGAAGAGCAGGAGACCGATGGCGGTGGAGGCGGCGAGACCGCAGGGCAGGAGCTGGGCCAGCTGGGCGAGGGAGGCGGACTCGAGGAAACCCGCGCCACCGTCATAGAAGAGGAGCGTGCCCTGGGAGTCCTGCAGCCAGAGCAGGCCAAGGAGAAAGCCGAGGTCGCCGATGCGCGTCGTGATGAAAGCCTTCTTGGCGGCGGCCGCGGCGGAAGGTTTGTGGAACCAGAAACCGATCAGCAGGTAGGAGGCGAGGCCGACGAGTTCCCAGCAGACGAAGAGGAGGAGGAGGCTGTTGGCGACGAGCAGGCCGAGCATCGCGGCGGCGAAGAGGCTGAGGAAGCAGAAGAACTGCTTGAAGTTCGCGTCTTCCTGCATGTAGCCGGTGCTGAAGACGAAGATCAGGAAGCTGACGAAGGTGACCATCACGCACATGAAGGCGGTGAG is from Lacunisphaera limnophila and encodes:
- a CDS encoding complex I subunit 4 family protein, which gives rise to MNQPALLSWIIFTPWIGAFLVFVFRRALSPQLARLLPALFSLSTLILGGIALARFDPTVTGLQFVEKCDWIRALNVHYHVGLDGLSLVLVLLTGILSPLALFGTTRSLRCPAIHGALFLLLQGSALGVFLALDFFPWFVFWELSLVPAFFLIKLWGGPGASRAAYQFVVYTIGGSAFMLLGFAALYAATGTFDFIELAALARAGLIAEKLALVGGIWPQAVFLGVLLGLAVKVPLFPFHAWLPPTYAEAPTGTSMFLTGVMSKMGVYGFLRILWPLFPAPLHAAATPLLWLALAGVVLSAFAAMKQTDLKRLVAYSSINHLSYCLLALFAVAAAGPANPAAATAALSGTILQVFNHGLSAAALFFCVGVLESRSSGSRGLHDFGGVRSAAPVFAGFCGVALFSSLGLPGLNGFVGEFLIFRGVFGLAPWAAAIATLGLLATALFLLTFWQRVFHGPAAGAGIGFRDLDAGEIVTLLPLLVLMFALGLFPQLLTGLINPLVTSWAATLP
- the nuoL gene encoding NADH-quinone oxidoreductase subunit L encodes the protein MTLAAQHLWLIPALPLAAAAVGALVPRSGRTIAAGAALAAMAGAFLLSCLALAGALADPAAHQVFNFSWFDLGATTLRLGFLLDPLTAFMCVMVTFVSFLIFVFSTGYMQEDANFKQFFCFLSLFAAAMLGLLVANSLLLLFVCWELVGLASYLLIGFWFHKPSAAAAAKKAFITTRIGDLGFLLGLLWLQDSQGTLLFYDGGAGFLESASLAQLAQLLPCGLAASTAIGLLLFCGAVGKSGQFPLHVWLPDAMEGPTPVSALIHAATMVAAGVFLIARVFPLMAADQGLTEVPIHALTVVAFIGAITALLGALIAVAQNDIKRILAFSTVSQLGYMMLALGVGSWVAAIFHLLTHAFFKALLFLGAGSVIHAAHHEQDIRSLGGLSDKMKITFLTFTIGTLALVGAPLFFSGFWSKEAILHAAHGWQVSHIPFYAAVVGVVLTAFYNTRLMAETFFGKPRSHASEHAHENKPAMTLPLVVLAVCTILLAFINTPAWPWLDATLLGQTEVHGHSLLEGAGLMGLSVLLVAIGIGAGWALYGRRPRARAESPDPLATRAPGVIAALANRLGFDELYAATFGRLSSGFASFCTFLETYAWDGAVRFLAQLGVYTGVVSRENDEAGLNAGFDATSAKLRGTGVAYSKAQTGEAHGYLRTLALGFVFLLILVILGGAR